The following proteins are encoded in a genomic region of Musa acuminata AAA Group cultivar baxijiao chromosome BXJ2-11, Cavendish_Baxijiao_AAA, whole genome shotgun sequence:
- the LOC135626271 gene encoding uncharacterized protein LOC135626271, giving the protein MGSGFPPTRDLGFGFEAEPGNRPEDAGLLKRSLTEMEERRRQQLQQMPFLRSVKQRTHLASPVGRLASPVRLPTPLKSTSSLTTVSSELAPQRRADFGPDKGSDAMRNRLQELERRLLLDDEEDETCASGSALTGAEWRGQEVQQIIFPPPPPPPGLAAAKKLLPSPTNSASSTVSSSNSSSPPPPSFTPPPPSSSSSSSRHVLLDAAASIADGNLEAAEANLAVLKRSANPRGDAEQRLTAMMFATLLARLNPPRTGRSKAIAELCSGEHLAATQMLYDLSPCFKLSLIAANFAILEAVKDQPKIHIVDLDVGQGRQYDALIHALADRHRCRPSSARPPAVKITAVADPTTLLYGNYDASSLSEVGGRIAKLAERAGVGLRFTIVSRRASELDAASLGYEPGEALAVNLAFVLSRVADESVSPANPRDELLRRVRALRPAVVTLVEQETNTNTAAFSGRFAEACGYLGALLESLDATVPRESSERERVEAGLARRAVNSVAREGADRVERCEVLGKWRARMGMAGFQPIPVGPGVSEPVKARLASFRSNPGFTIKDEAGGVALGFGWMGRVLTVSSAWRLRWSLGMDSLSAFAFSSPRMEKPSLSSTPSRALPSSYSSPRTIYSDRFIPSRIGSNFTLFDLSASPSASSSSDVSGREYGSGAYAALLRNALFGPDQGVAPPATPDRSAEAAGRRSSSAASSTSSSSGFSIPSRNIFRYKADVPRHSLATQFEDGLPGFPHIHPRAPRKVSPSPYKVLDAPALQDDFYLNLVDWSSHNVLAVGLGDCVYLWNACSSKVTKLCDLGVDDSVCSVGWAQRGDHLAIGTNKGKVQIWDATHCRRIRTMESHLLRVGAVAWGSSLLSSGSRDKMILQRDIRAQVDFVSKLTGHKSEVCGLKWSYDKFELASGGNDNKLFVWNQHSSKPVLKYCEHTAAVKAIAWSPHVHGLLASGGGTADRCIRLWNTTTNSHLSCIDTGSQVCNLVWSKNVNEIVSTHGYSQNQIIVWRYPTMSKLATLTGHTYRVLYLAISPDGQTIVTGAGDEMLRFWNVFPSKSQNTGSDIGARSLGRSHIR; this is encoded by the exons ATGGGGTCTGGGTTCCCTCCGACTCGCGACCTCGGGTTCGGGTTTGAAGCCGAACCCGGGAACCGACCGGAGGATGCGGGCCTCTTGAAGCGCTCCCTCACGGAAATGGAGGAGCGGAGGCGGCAACAGCTGCAGCAGATGCCGTTCCTCCGCTCGGTGAAGCAGCGAACTCATCTCGCCTCCCCCGTTGGCCGCCTCGCTTCACCCGTTCGTCTTCCCACTCCGTTGAAGTCGACTTCCTCTTTGACCACGGTCTCCTCCGAGCTTGCGCCCCAGAGGAGAGCCGATTTCGGACCGGATAAGGGGTCGGACGCGATGAGGAACCGGCTCCAGGAGCTGGAGCGGCGGCTCCTACTGGACGACGAGGAGGACGAGACCTGCGCCTCCGGTTCCGCCCTGACCGGCGCCGAATGGAGGGGCCAGGAGGTGCAGCAGATCATcttcccgccgccgccgccgccgccgggccTCGCAGCCGCGAAGAAGCTCTTGCCGTCGCCGACCAACTCGGCCTCCTCCACTGTCTCTTCCTCCAACTCGTCCTCCCCTCCACCGCCTTCGTTCACGCCTCCTCCtccgtcatcatcttcttcctcttcacgGCACGTGCTCCTCGACGCTGCGGCGTCCATCGCCGACGGTAACCTCGAGGCTGCGGAGGCGAACCTCGCCGTGCTGAAGCGCTCAGCCAACCCACGAGGCGACGCAGAACAGCGGTTGACTGCAATGATGTTCGCCACTCTCCTTGCTCGACTCAACCCTCCTCGAACCGGGAGATCTAAAGCGATCGCGGAGCTCTGCAGCGGGGAGCACTTGGCCGCCACCCAGATGCTCTACGACCTTTCGCCCTGCTTTAAGCTCAGCTTGATCGCCGCCAATTTTGCAATTCTGGAGGCCGTCAAGGACCAACCCAAGATCCATATCGTCGATTTGGATGTTGGCCAGGGCCGGCAGTACGATGCCCTCATCCACGCCCTCGCTGACCGTCATCGCTGCCGGCCCTCCTCCGCCCGCCCTCCAGCCGTTAAGATCACCGCCGTCGCCGATCCCACAACCTTGCTATACGGCAACTACGACGCCTCTAGCCTCAGCGAAGTTGGCGGTCGAATCGCTAAGCTGGCGGAGCGGGCCGGCGTGGGGCTCCGTTTCACCATCGTCTCCCGGCGGGCGTCTGAGCTGGACGCGGCGTCGCTGGGGTACGAGCCCGGCGAGGCCCTGGCTGTGAATCTGGCGTTCGTCCTCTCGCGTGTGGCCGACGAGAGCGTATCGCCGGCGAACCCCCGCGACGAGCTTCTCCGGCGGGTGCGCGCTCTCCGCCCGGCTGTGGTGACGCTGGTGGAGCAGGAGACAAACACCAACACCGCCGCCTTCTCCGGGCGGTTCGCTGAGGCGTGCGGGTACTTGGGGGCGCTGCTGGAGTCGCTGGACGCGACGGTGCCGCGGGAAAGCAGCGAGCGAGAGCGGGTGGAGGCCGGGTTGGCTCGGCGGGCGGTGAACTCTGTAGCCCGGGAGGGCGCGGACCGGGTCGAGCGGTGCGAGGTGTTAGGGAAGTGGCGTGCGCGGATGGGCATGGCCGGTTTCCAACCCATCCCGGTCGGACCAGGAGTTTCGGAACCGGTGAAGGCGCGGCTCGCGTCATTCCGGTCCAATCCAGGGTTCACGATCAAGGATGAGGCCGGCGGGGTCGCGCTCGGGTTCGGTTGGATGGGTCGAGTCCTCACCGTGTCCTCCGCGTGGCGT CTGCGGTGGTCACTTGGGATGGACTCCCTTTCGGCCTTTGCCTTCTCCTCGCCTCGCATGGAGAAGCCTTCCTTGTCCTCGACACCCTCGCGCGCCCTCCCGTCCTCGTACTCCTCCCCCCGCACCATCTACAGCGACCGATTCATTCCCAGCCGCATCGGGTCCAACTTCACCCTATTCGACCTCTCCGCCTCGCCCTCCGCCTCCTCGTCCTCAGACGTGTCGGGAAGAGAGTATGGATCCGGCGCCTACGCCGCCCTACTGAGAAATGCTCTCTTTGGGCCGGATCAGGGCGTGGCGCCCCCGGCCACGCCCGACCGATCGGCGGAGGCAGCCGGGAGGAGGTCTTCCTCCGCCGCTTCCTCGACGTCGTCTTCTTCGGGTTTCTCGATCCCCAGTAGGAACATTTTTAGGTACAAGGCTGATGTGCCCCGGCACTCCCTTGCGACGCAGTTCGAAGATGGGCTTCCCGGGTTCCCACATATCCATCCGAGGGCGCCGAGAAAGGTGTCGCCATCGCCTTACAAG GTACTGGATGCGCCGGCATTGCAGGACGATTTCTACCTGAACCTCGTCGATTGGTCCTCACACAATGTGCTGGCTGTTGGTTTGGGCGATTGCGTGTATCTTTGGAATGCCTGCAGTAGCAAG GTTACCAAGCTTTGCGACTTGGGTGTGGATGACAGTGTGTGCTCAGTTGGATGGGCACAGCGTGGCGATCACTTGGCCATCGGTACTAACAAGGGGAAAGTTCAG ATATGGGATGCTACTCATTGTCGGAGGATAAGGACAATGGAGAGCCACCTTTTGCGAGTTGGAGCTGTTGCATGGGGTTCATCTTTGTTATCCTCAGGTAGCAGAGATAAGATGATTCTACAGCGTGATATTCGTGCCCAAGTTGATTTTGTTAGCAAGCTGACAGGGCACAAGTCAGAG GTTTGTGGCTTGAAGTGGTCTTATGATAAATTTGAACTTGCTTCTGGTGGAAATGATAACAAA CTTTTTGTGTGGAATCAACATTCCTCAAAGCCGGTACTGAAATATTGTGAACATACTGCAGCTGTAAAAGCAATTGCATGGTCACCACATGTACATGGACTTCTAGCATCTGGTGGAGGAACTGCAGACCGATGTATTCGTTTGTGGAATACTACCACAAACTCTCACTTGAGCTGCATTGACACCGGAAGTCAG